From Pantoea vagans:
GCAGGATCATCCGCGCTACCAGGAAGTGGCGGCGCAGGGGCTGTTTATTCGTGACTCTGAGTTTGATCGTCCCGAGCGTTCGGTGTTCTGGGATGATGAGGGATCGCACCTTGATTTCACCCATCCGCAGGCGGTGCGCTGGTGGCAGGAGAATGTTACGCAGCAGCTGCTGGAGAAAGGCATCGATTCTACCTGGAATGACAATAACGAATATGAAGTTTGGGATGGTGAGGCGCGCTGTCACGGTTTTGGTCAGCCAATCGCCATCAAGCATATCCGGCCGGTGATGCCACTGCTGATGATGCGTGCCTCAATGGAAGCGCAGCAGCAGTTTGCGCCAGACAAACGTCCCTATCTGATCTCCCGTTCCGGCTGTGCCGGGATGCAGCGCTATGTGCAGACCTGGAGCGGCGATAACCGCACCAGCTGGCAGACTCTGCGCTATAACATCCGCATGGGGCTGGGGATGAGCCTTTCCGGGCTGTTTAACGTCGGACACGATGTCGGCGGCTTCTCGGGCGATAAGCCGGATGCTGAATTGTTTGTGCGCTGGGTTCAGAATGGCGTGATGCATCCGCGCTTTACCATCCACTCGTGGAATGACGATCACACGGTGAACGAGCCGTGGATGTACCCGGAAGTGACACCGATGATCCGCGAAGCGATCCGCCTGCGTTATCGTCTGATGCCTTATCTCTACAACCTGGCGTGGCAGGCGAGCGTGGAAGATGAGCCAATGCTGCGCCCGACCTTCCTCGACCATGAGCAGGATCCGCTGACGTATGAGGAGTGTGATGATTTTATGCTGGGCCGCGATCTGCTGGTCGCCAGCGTCGTGGAGCAGGGCGCGCGCAGTCGTGAAGTCTATCTGCCACGCAACCAGGGCGGCTGGTATGACTGGCACAGCGGCAAAGCGTATGCAGGTGGTGAAACGATTACGCTGGATGCGCCACTGGATCGGCTGCCACTGCTGGTGCGGGCGGGGGCGATCATTCCGCTGGGCGAGTGCGAAACCACCACCGATGCGCGGCGCGACACGGTGCGGCAGTGGCAGCTGTGGCCGGCACCGGAAGGCGTAACCACCCAGGGCGAAATGTTTGACGACGATGGCGAGAGCCATGGCTGGCAGCAGGGCAATGCGCTGTGGCTGAGCTGGACGTTGTGCAGCAGCGCCAGCCGAATCGACCTGACGGTAGAAAAACGCGGCGATTATCAGCCCGCCTGGCGGGAGATTGCGCTGTTACTGCCTGCGGGTGAACGTCGTGAGCTGTGGGTAAATGGCGAGAAAGCGGCGAGTTACCGGCTGGGATAGCGGTGGCGTGGTGGCAAAGCCTAATCAATCAGGTTTTGGGCAGCAACGCTTAAGTTCATTGAGCAGGGAACAGGGGCAGAGGAGGAAAGCGTCCCGCCGCCCGGATAAAAACGCCGGGAGCGTTTTTGAACAACGCAAAGCGTTGGCCCGTTTACGGGCGCACCTCAGGGATGAGGTGCGTAATCGCGCGGGCCGAGCATGCCAGGGATGGCGGCTTTTGCGTCTTTCCGATCTGACCCTGTTCCCTGTGAAGGCACGATCTCACAGCGACCAGGTCTTATACCTCATTGGTCGCAAAAGATATTATTCTGCGTGGTTCTCGGTGCTCATGCGGCCCAGGTCTTTATCGACCAGGAACAGACCGTTGCCGCTGTTGCTGACCAGCGCCAGTTTATCCAGCACGGTTTTGAACAGCTTCTCTTCTTCGTGCTGCTCGGCAACGTACCACTGCAGGAAGTTAAACGTTGAGTAATCCTGTGACGTCATAGCGGCGTGTGCCAGCTCGTTGATTTTGCTGGTGATCAGCTGCTCATGCTCCAGCGCCTGCT
This genomic window contains:
- a CDS encoding TIM-barrel domain-containing protein, which encodes MKTLKNWTLHQQADHFVELKVDARHFLRLYVLEEKLMRVLLKRDGELALNRTWSIAPEHDVPWQGRDREALDGFTLPAFQVEHDAQQLRISTRQLRVTVHQPLCLSWEQFDGASWQPLTADRHTGAYLLNAHGDGVEHYQRRQPQDRVYGLGEKSGDLNRVNRRFEMRNLDAMGYNAASTDPLYKHIPFTLTQRDGVSFGLFYDNLSSSWLDLGNELDNYHLPYRRYRAEAGDLDYYMMLGPTLLDVTKAFVRLTGRTLFQPKWSLGYSGSTMHYTDAPDAQQQLQSFIRLCREHEIPCDSFQLSSGYTSINNKRYVFNWNYDKVPNPNAMSDAFHTAGMKLAANIKPCLLQDHPRYQEVAAQGLFIRDSEFDRPERSVFWDDEGSHLDFTHPQAVRWWQENVTQQLLEKGIDSTWNDNNEYEVWDGEARCHGFGQPIAIKHIRPVMPLLMMRASMEAQQQFAPDKRPYLISRSGCAGMQRYVQTWSGDNRTSWQTLRYNIRMGLGMSLSGLFNVGHDVGGFSGDKPDAELFVRWVQNGVMHPRFTIHSWNDDHTVNEPWMYPEVTPMIREAIRLRYRLMPYLYNLAWQASVEDEPMLRPTFLDHEQDPLTYEECDDFMLGRDLLVASVVEQGARSREVYLPRNQGGWYDWHSGKAYAGGETITLDAPLDRLPLLVRAGAIIPLGECETTTDARRDTVRQWQLWPAPEGVTTQGEMFDDDGESHGWQQGNALWLSWTLCSSASRIDLTVEKRGDYQPAWREIALLLPAGERRELWVNGEKAASYRLG